A stretch of the Capsicum annuum cultivar UCD-10X-F1 chromosome 10, UCD10Xv1.1, whole genome shotgun sequence genome encodes the following:
- the LOC107845653 gene encoding N6-mAMP deaminase isoform X2, with protein MGDMDWWVSMPKIELHAHLNGSIRDSTLLELAREVGDKGLVRFPDVEHVILKDDRSLTEVFKLFDLIHIITTDHETVTRITKEVIEDFAAENVVYLELRTTPKKNVSKGMNKKSYMEAVLDGLRAVTSVEVDIFNEPNFDYPANAGIYARSNDGASNGSGKRKIYVRLLLSIDRRETTEAAMETVKLALEMRHLGVVGIDLSGNPVIGEWLTFLPALEFAKEQGLLITLHCGEVPNLMEINAMLDFLPARIGHACCFGDEEWAKLKSLKIPVEICLTSNIRTETISSVDIHHFADLYISGQPIVLCTDDSGVFSTSVSGEYSLASSSFGIQKREMFQLARNAVNFIFAGNKVKQELEQIFDLAAKSLEF; from the exons ATGGGAGATATGGATTGGTGGGTGTCAATGCCAAAAATTGAACTACACGCCCACCTTAATGGCTCTATCAGAGACTCCACTTTACT GGAACTTGCTAGAGAAGTGGGTGATAAGGGACTCGTACGTTTTCCTGATGTTGAGCATGTTATCTTAAAAG ATGATCGTTCCCTTACCGAAGTGTTCAAATTGTTTGATTTGATTCACATTATTACAACTGACCATGAAACTGTAACCAGAATTACTAAAGAG GTAATTGAAGATTTTGCTGCTGAAAATGTTGTATACTTGGAGCTAAGGACAACTCCCAAG AAAAATGTCTCCAAAGGGATGAACAAGAAGTCATATATGGAAGCGGTTTTAGACGGTTTAAGGGCTGTTACTTCTGTTGAAGTTGATATTTTTAATGAACCTAATTTTGATTATCCTGCTAATGCCGGTATTTATGCTCGGAGCAATGATGGTGCAAGCAATGGATCAGGAAAAAGGAAAATATACGTCAGACTTCTACTCAGTATTGATCGTCGTGAAACAACAGAAGCTGCAATGGAAACT GTTAAGCTTGCTCTGGAAATGAGACATTTGGGAGTAGTGGGTATTGACCTTTCTGGCAATCCTGTCATTGGTGAATG GCTAACTTTTCTTCCTGCTTTAGAGTTTGCTAAAGAGCAAGGACTTCTCATTACCCTTCACTGTGGCGAG GTACCCAATCTTATGGAAATCAATGCAATGCTAGATTTTCTTCCTGCAAGAATTGGTCATGCTTGTTGCTTTGGAGATGAAGAATGGGCAAAGCTAAAATCCTTAAAGATACCG GTTGAAATTTGCTTGACTTCCAACATCAGGACTGAAACAATATCTTCGGTGGATATTCATCATTTTG CCGATTTATATATAAGTGGACAGCCCATTGTCCTCTGCACTGACGACTCAGGGGTGTTCTCTACCAGCGTATCTGGCGAGTATAGCCTTGCCTCTTCTAGTTTTG GTATACAAAAGAGGGAGATGTTCCAACTGGCTAGGAATGccgttaattttatttttgctgGTAATAAAGTAAAACAGGAGCTGGAGCAAATATTTGATTTAGCTGCAAAGAGCCTGGAGTTCTGA
- the LOC107845804 gene encoding probable serine/threonine-protein kinase PBL23, with product MRKTHLKSSRSSVNETLSGKYDDSEGLATILRSATMHPGVSKQKLIAEDILRYGNVNISAEVFTFRELAHATDNFNPELLVGEGGFGRVYKGHLKTTDKVVAVKQLDRNGVQGNREFLAEVLTLSLVSHPNLVNLIGYCADGNQRILVYEFMENGSLEDHLLDLPSNMKPLDWYTRMKIAKGAAQGLEYLHDIANPKIIYRDFKASNVLLDGFLNPKLSDFGLAKLGPAEGEDHVSTRVMGTYGYCAPEYAMTGQLTSKSDVYSFGVVLLEIISGRRAIDNTRPPGEQNLISWARPLFKDKNKLTEMADPLLGGNYPVKEFRQALAIANMCLQDEANTRPLICDVVTALEYLAVPRDDEDTVSTSEPEDSTDELCLKDLTTEDLATETNCVIR from the exons atgaggaaaactcACTTGAAATCCTCTAGGAGTTCTGTGAATGAAACGTTATCCGGCAAATATGATGATTCAGAGGGCTTGGCCACCATTCTTAGAAGTGCTACTATGCATCCAG GGGTCAGCAAGCAGAAGTTGATTGCTGAAGATATACTTAGATATGGCAATGTAAACATTTCAGCAGAAGTATTCACATTCCGCGAGTTGGCTCATGCGACAGACAACTTCAATCCTGAGCTTCTAGTTGGTGAAGGAGGATTTGGAAGGGTCTATAAGGGACACCTCAAAACAACTGACAAA GTTGTTGCTGTCAAACAACTTGACAGGAATGGAGTTCAAGGAAACAGGGAATTTCTTGCAGAAGTCTTGACTTTAAGTCTTGTTAGCCATCCTAATCTTGTCAATCTGATAGGATATTGTGCTGATGGCAACCAAAGAATTCTTGTCTACGAATTCATGGAGAATGGATCTTTAGAAGATCATCTTCTTG ATTTGCCATCAAACATGAAGCCATTGGATTGGTATACCAGAATGAAGATAGCTAAAGGCGCAGCGCAAGGACTAGAATACTTGCATGATATCGCCAATCCTAAGATAATCTATCGTGACTTCAAAGCATCCAACGTATTATTAGATGGGTTCCTTAATCCAAAGCTTTCAGATTTTGGGCTTGCAAAGTTAGGTCCAGCGGAAGGCGAGGATCACGTTTCTACAAGGGTTATGGGGACCTATGGATACTGTGCACCAGAGTATGCTATGACAGGACAGCTGACATCTAAATCTGATGTATATAGTTTTGGAGTTGTTCTGTTGGAAATTATTTCAGGGAGAAGAGCTATTGATAATACAAGACCACCAGGGGAGCAAAACTTGATTTCTTGG GCCAGACCACTTTTTAAAGACAAGAACAAGCTCACTGAAATGGCTGACCCATTGCTCGGAGGAAATTACCCTGTAAAGGAATTTCGTCAAGCTCTTGCGATTGCAAATATGTGTCTCCAAGACGAAGCCAACACGAGACCtctgatttgtgatgttgttacAGCTCTTGAGTACTTAGCCGTGCCGAGAGATGATGAAGATACAGTTAGCACATCAGAACCAGAGGATAGTACTGATGAGTTGTGTCTCAAGGACTTAACAACGGAGGACTTAGCAACAGAAACTAATTGTGTCATAAGATGA
- the LOC107845653 gene encoding N6-mAMP deaminase isoform X1 — translation MGDMDWWVSMPKIELHAHLNGSIRDSTLLELAREVGDKGLVRFPDVEHVILKDDRSLTEVFKLFDLIHIITTDHETVTRITKEVIEDFAAENVVYLELRTTPKKNVSKGMNKKSYMEAVLDGLRAVTSVEVDIFNEPNFDYPANAGIYARSNDGASNGSGKRKIYVRLLLSIDRRETTEAAMETVCSSNLMHKEAEGIYIDLTVHGLLTSLWLVKVKLALEMRHLGVVGIDLSGNPVIGEWLTFLPALEFAKEQGLLITLHCGEVPNLMEINAMLDFLPARIGHACCFGDEEWAKLKSLKIPVEICLTSNIRTETISSVDIHHFADLYISGQPIVLCTDDSGVFSTSVSGEYSLASSSFGIQKREMFQLARNAVNFIFAGNKVKQELEQIFDLAAKSLEF, via the exons ATGGGAGATATGGATTGGTGGGTGTCAATGCCAAAAATTGAACTACACGCCCACCTTAATGGCTCTATCAGAGACTCCACTTTACT GGAACTTGCTAGAGAAGTGGGTGATAAGGGACTCGTACGTTTTCCTGATGTTGAGCATGTTATCTTAAAAG ATGATCGTTCCCTTACCGAAGTGTTCAAATTGTTTGATTTGATTCACATTATTACAACTGACCATGAAACTGTAACCAGAATTACTAAAGAG GTAATTGAAGATTTTGCTGCTGAAAATGTTGTATACTTGGAGCTAAGGACAACTCCCAAG AAAAATGTCTCCAAAGGGATGAACAAGAAGTCATATATGGAAGCGGTTTTAGACGGTTTAAGGGCTGTTACTTCTGTTGAAGTTGATATTTTTAATGAACCTAATTTTGATTATCCTGCTAATGCCGGTATTTATGCTCGGAGCAATGATGGTGCAAGCAATGGATCAGGAAAAAGGAAAATATACGTCAGACTTCTACTCAGTATTGATCGTCGTGAAACAACAGAAGCTGCAATGGAAACTGTATGTTCCTCAAATCTGATGCATAAAGAGGCTGAAGGTATATATATAGACCTTACAGTCCATGGCTTGCTAACTTCTTTGTGGTTGGTGAAGGTTAAGCTTGCTCTGGAAATGAGACATTTGGGAGTAGTGGGTATTGACCTTTCTGGCAATCCTGTCATTGGTGAATG GCTAACTTTTCTTCCTGCTTTAGAGTTTGCTAAAGAGCAAGGACTTCTCATTACCCTTCACTGTGGCGAG GTACCCAATCTTATGGAAATCAATGCAATGCTAGATTTTCTTCCTGCAAGAATTGGTCATGCTTGTTGCTTTGGAGATGAAGAATGGGCAAAGCTAAAATCCTTAAAGATACCG GTTGAAATTTGCTTGACTTCCAACATCAGGACTGAAACAATATCTTCGGTGGATATTCATCATTTTG CCGATTTATATATAAGTGGACAGCCCATTGTCCTCTGCACTGACGACTCAGGGGTGTTCTCTACCAGCGTATCTGGCGAGTATAGCCTTGCCTCTTCTAGTTTTG GTATACAAAAGAGGGAGATGTTCCAACTGGCTAGGAATGccgttaattttatttttgctgGTAATAAAGTAAAACAGGAGCTGGAGCAAATATTTGATTTAGCTGCAAAGAGCCTGGAGTTCTGA